The Kineosporiaceae bacterium genome includes a window with the following:
- a CDS encoding ATP-binding cassette domain-containing protein, which yields MILIENLTKRYGAFTAVDDISFEARPGVVTGFLGPNGAGKSTTLRMICGLTPPTSGSATVLGRPYRELPTPSAVVGTLLDAAAQHAGRTGREVLTLAVTGAGRPHARVEELLEVVGLSPAESRRRLRHYSLGMRQRLGIAQALVGDPQVLLLDEPANGLDPQGIHWMRELLRSIADRGCTVLLSSHLLHEVELVADELVVIGRGRIVAQGSKASLLQAVGSTVTALDPDRLDAVLRAAGYVVRSRSGATLTVDAYGEQIGRAAASAGVVVTELRPANGAGLEQLFLELTSDSDRSSGRSTTTVGVAA from the coding sequence ATGATCCTCATCGAGAACCTGACCAAGCGCTACGGCGCCTTCACGGCGGTTGACGACATCTCCTTCGAGGCGCGCCCCGGGGTGGTGACCGGGTTCCTCGGCCCCAATGGGGCCGGCAAGTCCACGACGCTGCGCATGATCTGCGGGCTCACGCCGCCGACGTCCGGCTCGGCCACCGTGCTGGGTCGTCCCTACCGCGAGTTGCCCACGCCGTCCGCCGTGGTCGGCACGTTGTTGGACGCCGCCGCGCAACATGCCGGACGGACCGGCCGGGAGGTGCTCACCCTGGCGGTCACGGGCGCGGGCCGCCCGCACGCCCGCGTGGAGGAGTTGCTGGAGGTGGTGGGTCTGAGCCCCGCCGAGTCCCGACGGCGGCTTCGCCACTATTCGCTCGGCATGCGCCAGCGCCTGGGTATCGCTCAGGCCCTGGTCGGAGATCCGCAGGTGCTGCTGCTCGACGAACCCGCCAACGGCCTGGACCCACAAGGGATTCACTGGATGCGCGAGCTGCTGCGCTCGATCGCCGACCGCGGCTGCACGGTGTTGCTGTCGTCGCACCTGCTGCACGAGGTCGAGCTGGTGGCCGACGAACTGGTCGTCATCGGGCGGGGTCGCATCGTGGCCCAGGGATCGAAGGCATCCTTGTTGCAGGCCGTAGGCAGCACCGTGACCGCGCTGGACCCCGACCGGTTGGACGCCGTCCTGCGCGCGGCGGGCTACGTCGTCCGCTCGCGCAGCGGAGCCACGTTGACCGTCGATGCGTACGGCGAGCAGATCGGCCGCGCGGCCGCCTCCGCCGGGGTGGTGGTCACCGAGCTGCGGCCCGCGAACGGGGCCGGACTGGAACAACTCTTCCTGGAGTTGACCTCGGACAGCGATCGGTCGAGCGGGCGCTCGACCACGACGGTGGGGGTGGCGGCATGA
- a CDS encoding ABC transporter permease, whose protein sequence is MSVMTATAAGRRELPISGRSGIPFTRLLRLEARKLIDTRSGRWLMITIALLTAGLLAAVITFSESREELTFGSLIGATTLVQAVLYPVMGILAMTAEFSQRTGLVTFTVEPRRTRVVAAKLVAASGWAVVGLALAVGFAALGHLLAVQFRDVPAQWHAENDVLAGLVLLQVLSVVQGVAFGLLFSSPALAIVAFFGLPTVWTILGSVIGRLDRYATWLDLVRASGPVGEGHMSGQAWAHLATASTVWVLMPLVIGSWWLTRREIS, encoded by the coding sequence ATGAGCGTCATGACGGCAACGGCGGCGGGACGACGAGAGCTGCCGATCTCGGGACGATCCGGCATTCCGTTCACCCGGCTGCTGCGGTTGGAGGCGCGCAAGCTGATCGACACCCGGTCGGGGCGCTGGCTGATGATCACCATTGCCCTGCTCACCGCGGGACTGCTCGCCGCCGTGATCACGTTCAGTGAGAGCCGGGAGGAGCTGACCTTCGGCTCGTTGATCGGGGCCACCACCCTGGTGCAGGCGGTGCTCTACCCGGTGATGGGCATCCTGGCCATGACCGCGGAGTTCTCGCAGCGCACCGGCTTGGTGACCTTCACGGTCGAGCCACGCCGGACTCGCGTGGTCGCGGCCAAACTGGTGGCGGCCTCTGGCTGGGCCGTGGTCGGCCTCGCCCTCGCGGTGGGGTTCGCGGCCCTCGGACACCTGCTGGCCGTGCAGTTCCGCGACGTCCCGGCCCAGTGGCACGCCGAGAACGACGTGCTGGCCGGACTCGTTCTGCTGCAGGTGCTCTCGGTGGTGCAGGGGGTGGCCTTCGGGCTGCTGTTCAGCAGCCCGGCCCTCGCCATCGTGGCCTTCTTCGGCCTGCCGACGGTGTGGACCATTCTCGGCTCGGTGATCGGGCGGTTAGACCGCTACGCCACCTGGCTCGACCTGGTTCGGGCGTCCGGCCCGGTCGGCGAGGGGCACATGAGTGGCCAGGCCTGGGCGCACCTGGCCACGGCGTCGACGGTGTGGGTGCTGATGCCGCTGGTCATCGGGTCGTGGTGGCTCACCCGTCGCGAGATCAGCTGA
- a CDS encoding TetR/AcrR family transcriptional regulator C-terminal domain-containing protein, translating to MSELPRYLHLMWGREPAGRRGPRPTRTITEIGRAAVELADAAGLEAVTMKSVAEAIGFTTMSLYRYLDSKDELFAVMLDVAAGPPPQPDVGQSWRSALTTWARDMATHRLAHPWMLQISPGSPPLTPNMLAWTDAGLACLATTPLTAAERFSSLLAVDAWAAQHVRQSLQFQLIGPRKDDAAAVSYAVNLATLVDPERLPALWAAAQEALQDNDHDEDFFEDEFARGLALLLDGVQAMIHRRL from the coding sequence GTGTCCGAGCTGCCGCGCTACCTGCACTTGATGTGGGGCCGCGAACCGGCGGGACGCCGCGGACCCCGCCCGACCCGCACCATCACCGAGATCGGCCGAGCCGCCGTCGAACTGGCCGATGCCGCCGGGCTCGAAGCGGTGACCATGAAGAGCGTGGCCGAGGCGATCGGCTTCACCACCATGTCGCTGTACCGCTATCTGGACAGCAAGGACGAGCTGTTCGCGGTCATGCTCGACGTCGCGGCCGGCCCGCCCCCGCAGCCGGACGTCGGCCAGAGCTGGCGGTCTGCGCTGACCACGTGGGCGCGGGACATGGCCACACATCGATTGGCACATCCGTGGATGCTGCAGATCAGTCCTGGGTCGCCGCCACTGACCCCCAACATGCTGGCCTGGACGGACGCCGGTCTGGCCTGCCTGGCGACGACGCCGCTCACGGCCGCAGAGCGTTTCTCATCGCTGCTCGCGGTGGATGCATGGGCAGCTCAGCACGTCCGGCAAAGCCTCCAGTTCCAGTTGATCGGCCCGCGGAAGGACGATGCCGCGGCTGTCTCGTACGCCGTCAACCTGGCGACCCTGGTGGACCCGGAGCGGTTGCCCGCGCTGTGGGCGGCCGCGCAGGAGGCCCTGCAGGACAATGACCATGACGAGGACTTCTTCGAGGACGAGTTCGCTCGTGGGCTGGCATTGCTGCTGGACGGGGTGCAGGCCATGATCCACCGCAGGCTCTAG
- a CDS encoding ABC transporter ATP-binding protein has translation MVHSVPVPLRLNAVSRRFGVGPAATTALADVDLTLQHGSFTAIMGPSGSGKTTLLNVVAGLDQPTSGGVQVAGVDMATSSQTERARARRDHLGVVFQEPLLIPYLSAAQNVALPRLLAGARPDPERIRGLLDRVGLADRADALPEHLSGGQQQRVGIARALMIDPILVLADEPTGALDSANGHTVLTILRSLVADSGRTVLMVTHDPQAAACADRVLFLFDGRLVDDLEGSGPSEIAARLAALAAESAVAS, from the coding sequence ATGGTTCATTCAGTTCCCGTGCCCCTGCGGCTGAACGCGGTGTCACGACGGTTCGGCGTCGGTCCGGCGGCGACAACCGCTCTGGCCGACGTGGATCTGACGCTCCAGCACGGCAGCTTCACCGCGATCATGGGTCCGTCGGGCTCGGGCAAGACCACCCTGCTCAACGTGGTCGCGGGCCTCGATCAGCCCACGTCCGGCGGCGTTCAGGTGGCCGGGGTGGACATGGCCACATCGAGCCAGACCGAGCGGGCACGGGCACGACGCGACCACCTGGGCGTCGTGTTCCAGGAGCCGTTGCTGATCCCCTACCTTTCGGCGGCGCAGAACGTCGCGCTGCCGCGGTTGCTCGCCGGTGCACGGCCCGATCCCGAGCGGATCCGCGGTCTGCTGGACCGCGTGGGTCTGGCGGACCGGGCGGATGCGCTGCCCGAACACCTGTCCGGTGGTCAGCAGCAGCGAGTCGGGATCGCGCGTGCCCTCATGATCGATCCGATCCTGGTGCTCGCCGACGAGCCCACCGGTGCGCTCGATTCGGCCAATGGACACACTGTGCTGACCATCCTGCGGTCGCTCGTCGCGGACTCGGGGCGGACCGTGTTGATGGTGACGCACGATCCTCAGGCGGCCGCGTGCGCTGACCGCGTGCTGTTCCTGTTCGACGGTCGGTTGGTGGACGATCTGGAGGGATCAGGGCCGTCCGAGATCGCCGCACGGCTGGCAGCCCTCGCCGCCGAGTCCGCCGTCGCGTCATGA
- a CDS encoding ABC transporter permease produces the protein MNGWTVAARSITHRVRSMIATALAILGTTLVIGCFAGLAATGLRDGVPDESRELLLIMGLVMGAWGAILGLFALTSTFSLAVRRRGEEVHRLRSIGATPAQVRGLIRREAFMVGLGAALVGGMLAGPLGRAVLRLMRDGGIIAPHVGYAGGGFALGVTVVVIPTLSAAAAHLAAWRLTTGTVRSVRAESLAPPGISRWRVLAGVVLVTSGLGASAITLSITRHSNDPYAAMATSGNAGLLVAVGLTAFAPRILIVMGRRLSPAAHRLGSAGQLAVHTLTRRGAVLGPVFGAAVTFAAATVGVLMMTGIDRRTFVLPPGESQATTDTINLLNGTILVLIAGFCLLVLINVLLAVIDERRPEYLRLGIIGATRNQICSPVAYETVTVTIAGGLLGVFASSATVVPFSVARQEGVVPDAQLWLAPLVVVGLGIVTTAVGVLATRREIS, from the coding sequence ATGAACGGCTGGACGGTGGCCGCTCGCTCGATCACCCATCGGGTACGGAGCATGATCGCCACCGCATTGGCCATCCTCGGCACCACCCTGGTCATCGGATGCTTCGCAGGGCTGGCAGCAACCGGACTCCGCGACGGCGTACCCGACGAGAGTCGCGAACTCCTGCTGATCATGGGTCTGGTGATGGGCGCGTGGGGCGCGATACTCGGTCTGTTCGCCCTCACGTCCACCTTTTCGTTGGCGGTCCGACGTCGCGGTGAGGAGGTCCACCGACTGCGCTCGATCGGTGCCACCCCGGCGCAGGTGCGAGGTCTGATCCGTCGTGAGGCATTCATGGTCGGGTTGGGCGCGGCCCTCGTCGGCGGGATGCTGGCTGGTCCGCTCGGTCGCGCAGTCCTCCGACTCATGCGAGACGGCGGCATCATCGCCCCGCACGTGGGTTACGCCGGAGGCGGGTTCGCTCTCGGTGTCACGGTGGTGGTGATCCCCACGCTCAGCGCGGCCGCTGCACACCTCGCCGCGTGGCGACTCACCACCGGCACTGTCCGTTCGGTACGCGCTGAATCCCTCGCTCCGCCAGGAATCTCGCGCTGGCGGGTGCTCGCGGGCGTGGTGTTGGTGACGAGTGGCCTCGGTGCCTCCGCGATCACGCTGTCGATCACCCGTCACAGCAACGACCCGTATGCGGCGATGGCCACCAGCGGCAATGCCGGCCTGCTCGTTGCGGTGGGGCTCACGGCGTTCGCGCCGCGGATCCTGATCGTGATGGGGCGCCGGCTGTCCCCGGCGGCCCATCGTCTGGGATCGGCGGGGCAGCTCGCGGTCCACACGCTCACACGGCGTGGAGCTGTGCTGGGGCCGGTGTTCGGCGCGGCCGTGACCTTCGCCGCTGCCACCGTGGGGGTGCTGATGATGACCGGGATCGATCGGCGTACGTTCGTCCTGCCGCCCGGAGAGAGCCAGGCCACCACCGACACCATCAACCTGCTGAACGGCACCATCCTCGTGCTCATCGCGGGCTTCTGCCTGCTGGTTCTGATCAACGTCCTGCTCGCGGTGATCGACGAGCGCCGGCCCGAGTACCTCCGGCTCGGCATCATCGGGGCGACGCGGAACCAGATCTGCTCGCCCGTCGCTTACGAAACCGTGACCGTCACGATCGCCGGCGGCCTGCTCGGCGTATTCGCCTCGTCCGCCACGGTGGTGCCGTTCTCGGTCGCCCGGCAGGAGGGAGTGGTTCCGGATGCCCAGTTGTGGCTTGCCCCGCTGGTCGTGGTGGGACTCGGGATCGTCACCACTGCTGTCGGTGTCCTGGCTACCCGCCGCGAGATCAGCTGA
- a CDS encoding FAD-binding oxidoreductase encodes MPSRAEVVVIGGGVMGASIAFHLAEAGVRDVLLLERDALASGSTSKAAGGVRAQFSDALNIQLGARSLEAFEQFAERPGGEIDLRQVGYLFLLTTPEDVAVYEASVALQNSLGVPSRMLTAAEAATLSPIVTMDDVLAAAFHSRDGYCTPESVVQGYAAGARRHGATVVTGVEVTGIERDGDEIRGVQTSAGDVACSTVINCAGPWAGVVGEMAGVELPITPLRRQIIVTEPLPAAVQALVPRDMPMTIDAATTFYLHPEGPASRPSILLGMSYTGEEPGFKMGMSDDWLPDLTETMEHRAPALLDVGMAHGWSGLYEDSPDHNAMIGEVAGLSRFLYATGFSGHGFLQGPAVGEVVRDLYLGREPFLDVAPFSADRFGAGTARPEHNIV; translated from the coding sequence ATCCCGTCGCGGGCCGAGGTGGTGGTGATCGGTGGTGGCGTGATGGGCGCCAGCATCGCCTTCCACCTCGCCGAGGCGGGGGTGCGCGACGTCCTGCTGCTGGAGCGCGACGCGCTGGCGAGCGGGTCGACGTCCAAGGCCGCCGGTGGGGTGCGAGCCCAGTTCTCGGACGCGCTGAACATCCAACTGGGCGCGCGCAGCCTGGAGGCATTCGAGCAGTTCGCCGAGCGGCCGGGCGGCGAGATCGACCTGCGGCAGGTGGGCTACCTGTTCTTGCTGACCACGCCCGAGGACGTCGCGGTGTACGAGGCGTCGGTGGCCCTGCAGAACTCCCTGGGTGTGCCGTCGCGGATGCTGACCGCGGCCGAGGCCGCGACGCTGTCGCCGATCGTGACCATGGACGACGTGCTGGCCGCCGCGTTCCATTCCCGGGACGGGTACTGCACGCCGGAGTCGGTGGTGCAGGGGTACGCCGCGGGCGCGCGCCGGCACGGGGCGACGGTGGTGACCGGGGTCGAGGTCACCGGCATCGAGCGGGATGGCGACGAGATCCGTGGCGTGCAGACCTCGGCCGGCGACGTGGCGTGCTCGACGGTGATCAACTGCGCCGGACCGTGGGCGGGGGTGGTGGGCGAGATGGCCGGGGTGGAGCTGCCGATCACCCCGTTGCGCCGCCAGATCATCGTCACCGAGCCGTTGCCTGCGGCGGTGCAGGCGTTGGTGCCGCGGGACATGCCGATGACCATCGACGCGGCGACCACGTTCTACCTGCACCCCGAGGGGCCGGCGTCGCGGCCGAGCATCCTGCTCGGGATGTCGTACACCGGTGAGGAACCCGGCTTCAAGATGGGTATGTCGGACGACTGGCTGCCCGACCTGACCGAGACGATGGAACACCGGGCGCCGGCACTGTTGGACGTCGGCATGGCCCACGGCTGGTCGGGGTTGTACGAGGACTCCCCCGATCACAACGCGATGATCGGCGAGGTGGCCGGGTTGTCGCGATTCCTCTATGCCACAGGGTTTTCCGGCCACGGGTTCCTGCAGGGGCCGGCGGTCGGTGAGGTGGTGCGCGACCTCTACCTGGGCCGCGAGCCGTTCCTCGACGTGGCACCGTTCTCGGCCGACCGGTTCGGTGCCGGCACCGCGCGCCCCGAACACAACATCGTCTGA
- a CDS encoding SRPBCC domain-containing protein, with protein sequence MGITAHVYQVYIAADAARVWQAITDSEWTRQYFHSTQFVAPPEAGQPYRTVMPDGSGAVDGMVEELTPPEGERPGRFVQTWHVLYDAAMAAEPPSRVEWTVEHVGERLTRVRLVHGDLAGSPLTWATVKDGWVWILDSMKTLLETGEPLPRPQRESSPREESAADPTGDWHRRQGIEANNAVWGLLGATDRTAEDDEDLLRTAYSSAYHWQRASGAGPEHEARASYMIAKALLATGQGARAMVTADHCLAICQAHELGDFDLAYAHEIRTRALEALGRLDEARQSAAAARAVPIADAEDRSIVEQDFADLLTG encoded by the coding sequence ATGGGGATCACCGCCCACGTCTACCAGGTCTACATCGCCGCGGATGCCGCCCGGGTCTGGCAGGCGATCACCGACAGCGAGTGGACCCGGCAGTACTTCCACTCCACCCAGTTCGTCGCCCCGCCGGAGGCCGGCCAGCCGTACCGCACCGTGATGCCCGACGGCTCAGGCGCCGTCGACGGGATGGTGGAAGAGCTCACGCCGCCCGAGGGTGAGCGACCGGGCCGGTTCGTCCAGACCTGGCACGTGCTCTACGACGCGGCGATGGCGGCCGAGCCCCCCAGCCGGGTGGAGTGGACCGTCGAGCACGTGGGCGAGCGGCTCACTCGGGTGCGGCTGGTGCACGGCGACCTCGCTGGCAGCCCACTCACCTGGGCCACGGTGAAGGACGGCTGGGTCTGGATCCTCGACAGTATGAAGACCCTGCTCGAAACCGGTGAGCCCCTGCCCCGGCCACAGCGCGAGAGCTCCCCGCGCGAGGAGTCGGCCGCCGACCCGACCGGCGACTGGCATCGACGCCAGGGGATCGAGGCGAACAACGCCGTCTGGGGCCTGCTGGGCGCCACCGATCGCACCGCCGAGGACGACGAGGACCTGCTGCGCACCGCCTACTCCTCCGCCTATCACTGGCAGCGAGCGAGCGGGGCCGGGCCGGAACACGAGGCCCGGGCGTCCTACATGATCGCCAAGGCGCTGCTGGCGACCGGGCAGGGGGCGCGGGCGATGGTCACGGCCGATCACTGTCTGGCGATCTGCCAGGCCCACGAGCTGGGCGACTTCGATCTGGCGTACGCCCACGAGATCCGGACCCGTGCCCTGGAGGCACTCGGCCGACTCGACGAGGCGCGGCAGTCGGCAGCAGCAGCGCGCGCCGTCCCGATCGCGGACGCCGAGGACCGGTCGATCGTCGAGCAGGACTTCGCCGACCTGCTGACGGGCTGA
- a CDS encoding helix-turn-helix transcriptional regulator codes for MDEVFRALADPTRREILDLLFERDGQTVGELAERFAESMSRFGVMKHLAVLEEANLVVGVRSGRTRALYLNPVPIEQIANRWIGKYAARFTSALVGLQQHVERQEHS; via the coding sequence ATGGACGAGGTGTTCCGTGCCCTGGCCGACCCCACCCGCCGAGAGATCCTCGACCTGCTCTTCGAGCGGGACGGGCAAACGGTGGGCGAGCTCGCCGAGCGCTTCGCCGAGTCCATGAGCCGGTTCGGGGTGATGAAACACCTGGCCGTGCTCGAGGAGGCGAACCTCGTGGTCGGTGTCCGATCCGGGCGCACTCGTGCCCTGTATCTGAACCCGGTGCCGATCGAGCAGATCGCCAACCGCTGGATCGGCAAGTACGCCGCCCGGTTCACCTCGGCCCTGGTGGGCCTGCAACAGCACGTCGAGCGTCAGGAGCACAGCTGA
- the tpx gene encoding thiol peroxidase, translating into MAEITLRGTPIHTIGELPAVGSPAPAFSLVGTTLVEVASSVFAGRTLVLNIFPSIDTGVCAASVRAFNQRAAGLDGVTVLNVSLDLPFAQSRFCGAEGIENVESASAFRSDFGSEYGVTITDGPMAGLLSRAVVVVAPDGSVAYTEQVPEIGQEPDYDGALAAIG; encoded by the coding sequence ATGGCTGAGATCACCTTGCGCGGTACCCCCATTCACACCATCGGAGAGCTGCCTGCGGTCGGCAGCCCGGCCCCGGCCTTCTCCCTCGTCGGAACCACCCTGGTCGAGGTCGCCTCGTCCGTCTTCGCGGGCCGCACCCTGGTACTGAACATCTTCCCGAGCATCGACACCGGGGTATGTGCGGCCAGCGTTCGCGCGTTCAACCAGCGCGCCGCAGGTCTCGACGGCGTCACCGTACTCAACGTCTCGCTCGACCTGCCGTTCGCCCAGTCCCGGTTCTGCGGCGCCGAGGGCATCGAGAACGTCGAATCGGCCTCGGCCTTCCGCAGTGACTTCGGCTCCGAGTACGGCGTCACGATCACCGACGGTCCGATGGCCGGGCTGCTCTCACGCGCCGTCGTGGTCGTGGCCCCCGACGGCTCGGTGGCGTACACCGAGCAGGTGCCCGAGATCGGCCAGGAGCCCGACTACGACGGCGCACTCGCCGCGATCGGCTGA